A region of Leclercia adecarboxylata DNA encodes the following proteins:
- the glgX gene encoding glycogen debranching protein GlgX, which yields MANAKSYEIQSGQSYPLGANYDDKGVNFALFSACAERVELCLFDPTGQHEIARLELPEYTDEVWHGYVPDLKPGALYGYRVYGPYDPENGHRFNPHKLLLDPYARALTGELKWNAAHFGYELGHDDLDLSFDTRDSAPFTPKCRVIDPRVFDGQDPHRPTVPWSETILYETHVKGFTQLHPAIPPELRGTFEGMGHKAIVDYIKSLGITSVELLPVHAFPDDQHLLDRGLKNFWGYNTLNFFSPASRYYGPNGIQGFRDMVRAFHDAGIEVILDVVYNHTAEGNELGPTLSFKGIDNFSYYRTIAGQHRYYVNDTGTGNTVNTSHPRVLQMVMDSLRYWAESMHIDGFRFDLGTILGREPEGFDQRGGFFDAMMQDPLLSRLKLIGEPWDIGPGGYQVGGFPPGWGEWNDKYRDTVREYWRGDNVSSDFAARLLGSGDLYDQRGRRPWASINFITAHDGFTLNDLVSYNEKHNEANGEDNNDGHNDNRSSNYGAEGPTDDEQINALREQQKRNFLTTLLFSHGTPMLLAGDEFGRSQLGNNNGYCQDSEISWVHWENLPASADALRNFTRHLIKLRASQPLLRRESWRDGMEIQWYNAGGGPQLPEHWDEGTTLGLYLTRADLQGQHGVWQEVLLLINPYEAAVPFRIPECGEGGWVLELSTVEDDNLARAVTPDTDFSLAGRSIVLLRRP from the coding sequence ATGGCAAATGCAAAATCCTATGAAATTCAGTCGGGGCAGAGCTACCCGCTCGGCGCAAACTATGACGACAAGGGCGTTAACTTTGCGCTCTTTTCGGCCTGCGCTGAGCGCGTTGAGCTGTGCCTTTTTGACCCGACAGGCCAGCATGAAATCGCCCGCCTGGAGCTGCCGGAGTACACCGACGAAGTGTGGCACGGCTACGTTCCGGATCTGAAACCGGGGGCCCTGTACGGCTATCGCGTTTATGGCCCTTACGATCCAGAAAACGGCCATCGCTTTAACCCGCATAAATTGCTGCTCGATCCCTATGCCCGCGCCCTGACCGGGGAGCTGAAGTGGAACGCCGCCCATTTTGGTTATGAACTGGGGCATGACGACCTCGATCTCAGCTTTGATACCCGCGACAGCGCGCCTTTCACGCCGAAATGCCGGGTGATCGACCCGCGGGTGTTCGACGGACAGGATCCGCATCGCCCGACGGTGCCCTGGTCTGAAACCATTCTCTATGAAACGCACGTGAAGGGCTTTACCCAGCTTCACCCGGCGATCCCGCCTGAGTTACGCGGCACCTTCGAGGGGATGGGGCATAAAGCGATTGTCGATTACATCAAAAGCCTCGGCATCACCTCGGTGGAACTGCTGCCGGTGCACGCTTTCCCGGACGATCAGCATCTGCTGGACCGGGGCCTGAAAAACTTCTGGGGCTATAACACCCTGAACTTCTTCTCTCCGGCGTCGCGCTATTACGGCCCGAACGGCATTCAGGGGTTCCGCGACATGGTGCGCGCTTTCCACGATGCGGGTATCGAAGTGATCCTCGACGTGGTCTATAACCACACCGCCGAGGGTAACGAGCTGGGCCCGACCCTGTCGTTCAAAGGTATCGACAACTTCTCGTACTACCGCACTATCGCCGGTCAGCACCGCTACTATGTGAATGACACCGGCACCGGCAATACCGTGAATACCTCGCATCCCCGGGTGCTGCAGATGGTCATGGACTCCCTGCGCTACTGGGCTGAATCAATGCATATCGACGGCTTCCGCTTTGATCTCGGCACCATTCTCGGGCGCGAGCCGGAAGGGTTCGACCAGCGCGGCGGCTTTTTCGATGCCATGATGCAGGATCCGCTCCTCTCACGGCTGAAACTGATTGGTGAGCCGTGGGATATCGGCCCCGGCGGTTATCAGGTGGGGGGATTCCCGCCCGGCTGGGGCGAGTGGAACGATAAATACCGCGACACCGTGCGCGAATACTGGCGCGGGGATAACGTCTCATCGGACTTTGCCGCGCGACTGCTCGGCTCCGGCGACCTGTACGATCAGCGCGGTCGCCGCCCGTGGGCCAGCATCAACTTTATTACCGCTCACGACGGTTTCACCCTAAACGACCTGGTCTCTTACAACGAGAAGCATAACGAGGCTAACGGCGAGGATAATAACGACGGCCACAATGATAACCGTTCATCAAATTATGGTGCTGAAGGGCCGACCGACGACGAGCAGATTAATGCTCTGCGCGAACAGCAGAAGCGCAACTTCCTGACCACGCTGCTCTTCTCACACGGGACGCCAATGCTGCTGGCCGGGGATGAGTTTGGCCGCAGCCAGCTGGGGAACAATAACGGCTACTGCCAGGACAGCGAGATCAGCTGGGTGCACTGGGAGAATCTGCCCGCCAGCGCTGACGCGCTGCGCAACTTCACCCGTCATCTTATCAAGCTGCGGGCCAGTCAGCCGCTGTTACGCCGTGAAAGCTGGCGCGACGGCATGGAGATCCAGTGGTACAACGCGGGCGGTGGACCTCAGCTGCCGGAGCACTGGGATGAGGGCACCACGCTGGGGCTCTATCTCACCCGGGCCGATCTGCAGGGGCAACACGGGGTATGGCAGGAAGTGCTGCTGCTGATCAACCCGTACGAGGCTGCCGTCCCATTCCGTATCCCGGAATGCGGGGAAGGTGGCTGGGTGCTGGAGCTGAGTACGGTGGAGGATGACAACCTGGCCCGGGCCGTTACCCCGGACACGGACTTCTCGCTGGCGGGCCGCAGTATCGTGCTGTTACGCCGACCTTAA
- a CDS encoding RidA family protein, with the protein MSELVRKNYPELGEVKAPYVHSVRHGNTLYISGLTAFGTPAQHQGIAEQAEEIFSQIRKIIAAEGADFSSLIKVTIFITSFAEINALREVLYRNYGDHLPASSLVEVSRLFSPDLSVEIETIFAL; encoded by the coding sequence ATGAGTGAACTGGTAAGAAAGAACTATCCGGAGTTAGGGGAAGTGAAAGCCCCGTATGTCCATTCAGTCAGGCATGGAAACACGCTCTATATTTCCGGGTTAACCGCGTTTGGCACACCCGCCCAACACCAAGGCATCGCGGAGCAGGCCGAAGAGATATTCAGTCAGATACGGAAAATTATCGCAGCAGAAGGCGCTGATTTTTCGTCACTCATCAAAGTGACTATCTTTATCACCTCTTTCGCGGAGATCAACGCGCTGCGGGAGGTGCTGTACCGTAATTACGGGGACCATTTGCCTGCCAGTTCGCTGGTAGAGGTGAGCCGCCTCTTTTCGCCGGACCTCTCTGTCGAAATTGAGACGATTTTTGCCCTGTAA
- a CDS encoding VF530 family DNA-binding protein, translated as MTAHPSKDPLHGVTLEMMVNALVARYGWAQLGKLIKINCFNSDPSVKSSLKFLRRTPWARAEVEALYLDSLEETAPDNADDDSTSPWARARANR; from the coding sequence ATGACCGCTCACCCTTCCAAAGATCCTCTGCATGGCGTCACGCTTGAGATGATGGTTAACGCCCTGGTGGCGCGCTACGGCTGGGCGCAGCTGGGAAAGCTGATTAAAATTAACTGCTTTAACAGCGATCCCAGCGTGAAATCCAGCCTGAAGTTTTTGCGCCGCACGCCCTGGGCCCGCGCCGAGGTCGAAGCCCTGTATCTGGACTCGCTGGAGGAGACCGCGCCGGACAATGCCGACGACGACTCCACCAGCCCGTGGGCCAGAGCGCGAGCCAACCGTTAA